A genomic region of Kribbella sp. NBC_00382 contains the following coding sequences:
- a CDS encoding vWA domain-containing protein: protein MSVSLIALFAAVGLAAGPAMADPAPPTRDQIYRQLGVDAVTADYIVLVDTSGSMAASGRYSNVRRVLGSFLSGLAPSDYVALYTFDTAPQRRYAGTAANRAGILGALPAGPTPNGSTDIGSGIEQALNELNRAGAADIATVVLLTDGQQDAPASSAYRSIASPAWQTLKTRARSLKKTWLGAYALPLMAQTGAALLQRVIPSTVVLQPANGPALVKYLDQSKQAARLAKARSLLAGDLGKGVRVTWTATQTDPSAGTATLRADLSSLTQRVPITVSDLHVNASQGVTWTGSPPSAVILKPGQTRSFVLQVRRTPGFSAKLWPHQVSDSAPMSLAGRVGSPWASALAPDIALKVPGQINNSGNTQVAKQVGSWKAVGIAGGVLAVILLAFALALYLRAFPRLPRGAIGIYEVGGRGSDGFRRIDQIPVRGRRFEHTSQAADAVIEVRGRRVPASKFATKHIGLEATVARNDSRGTSRHTIRPGHGGLVSGFYLLHVRQGDDVPGRLRVSNGQDEIAEGSLWAMRESPDNGADAFDRAEVR from the coding sequence TTGTCAGTCTCGCTCATTGCGTTGTTCGCCGCCGTGGGTTTGGCGGCTGGGCCGGCGATGGCCGACCCGGCGCCGCCGACTCGTGACCAGATCTATCGCCAGCTCGGCGTCGACGCCGTGACGGCCGACTACATCGTCCTGGTGGACACCTCCGGCTCGATGGCCGCGAGCGGTCGCTACAGCAACGTTCGAAGGGTCTTGGGCAGCTTTCTGTCAGGCTTGGCGCCGAGCGACTATGTCGCGCTGTACACCTTCGACACCGCACCGCAACGGCGCTACGCCGGTACCGCCGCCAACCGCGCCGGAATCCTTGGCGCGCTGCCTGCCGGCCCGACTCCGAATGGGTCGACCGACATCGGCTCGGGGATCGAGCAAGCCCTCAACGAACTGAATCGAGCGGGTGCCGCAGACATCGCCACAGTCGTCTTGTTGACCGATGGTCAGCAGGATGCGCCTGCGAGTTCGGCGTACCGATCGATTGCCTCCCCGGCCTGGCAGACACTGAAGACCCGGGCGCGGTCGCTGAAGAAGACCTGGCTGGGAGCGTATGCCCTTCCGCTGATGGCTCAGACCGGGGCGGCGCTGCTGCAGCGGGTCATCCCGAGCACGGTCGTTCTGCAGCCTGCCAACGGGCCTGCTCTGGTCAAGTACCTCGACCAGTCCAAGCAAGCGGCCCGATTGGCCAAGGCACGTTCCCTGCTGGCGGGCGACCTCGGCAAAGGTGTGCGGGTGACGTGGACTGCGACGCAAACGGATCCAAGTGCAGGTACTGCGACACTGCGTGCGGACCTGTCATCCCTGACACAGCGGGTGCCAATCACAGTGTCGGACCTGCACGTCAACGCGAGCCAGGGGGTGACCTGGACCGGATCGCCGCCCTCGGCGGTGATCCTCAAACCGGGTCAAACCCGATCCTTCGTCCTTCAGGTGCGTCGGACCCCCGGCTTCAGTGCCAAACTGTGGCCGCATCAGGTCTCAGATTCGGCTCCGATGTCGCTGGCCGGGCGAGTTGGTTCGCCCTGGGCGAGCGCCCTCGCCCCGGACATCGCCTTGAAGGTACCGGGGCAGATCAACAACAGCGGCAACACCCAGGTTGCCAAGCAGGTCGGATCTTGGAAGGCGGTGGGAATCGCCGGCGGCGTGTTGGCCGTGATCCTGTTGGCGTTCGCCCTGGCTCTGTACCTTCGGGCCTTCCCGCGGCTGCCGCGGGGAGCAATCGGTATCTACGAGGTCGGCGGTCGTGGAAGCGACGGGTTTCGGCGGATCGACCAGATACCGGTCAGGGGGCGTCGTTTCGAGCACACCAGCCAGGCTGCCGACGCCGTCATCGAAGTACGGGGCCGACGCGTTCCGGCCTCGAAGTTCGCCACCAAGCACATCGGGTTGGAAGCCACCGTGGCACGCAACGACTCCCGGGGCACATCGCGCCATACGATCCGCCCCGGCCACGGCGGGTTGGTCAGCGGCTTCTACCTGCTACACGTACGGCAGGGCGACGATGTTCCAGGCCGACTGCGAGTGAGCAACGGTCAGGACGAAATCGCCGAAGGGTCGCTTTGGGCGATGCGCGAATCACCGGACAACGGCGCCGATGCCTTCGATCGCGCTGAGGTTCGCTGA
- a CDS encoding class I SAM-dependent DNA methyltransferase — MTSSEVWDEDTATRYDASSAEMFTPDVIEPTVDFLAGLAGSGPALEFAIGTGRVGIPLAGRGVAVTGIELSEPMAAQLRQKDPGLPVVMGDMATTRVPGEYELVYLVFNTISNLRTQAEQVECFRNAARHLKPGGRFVIELWVPAIRRMPPGQSAVPMTLGDGHLVFDTYDLATQACASHHYFTEPDGTTRYSAGNFRYIWPAECDLMAQLAGLEFEARYAGWHRTPFTADSESHVSVWRKPNVQALVPPVAGIAASPGSSVQ, encoded by the coding sequence ATGACTAGCAGCGAAGTGTGGGACGAGGACACTGCGACGCGGTACGACGCGTCGTCCGCCGAGATGTTCACGCCGGACGTGATCGAGCCGACGGTCGACTTCCTGGCCGGGCTGGCCGGGTCGGGTCCGGCGCTGGAGTTCGCGATCGGTACCGGCCGGGTCGGGATCCCGCTCGCCGGCCGCGGCGTCGCGGTGACCGGGATCGAGCTGTCCGAGCCGATGGCGGCTCAGCTGCGCCAGAAGGATCCCGGGCTGCCCGTCGTGATGGGCGACATGGCGACGACGCGAGTGCCCGGCGAGTACGAGCTGGTCTATCTCGTCTTCAACACCATCTCGAACCTCCGGACCCAGGCCGAGCAGGTCGAGTGCTTCCGCAACGCGGCCCGCCACCTCAAGCCCGGCGGCCGCTTCGTCATCGAGTTGTGGGTGCCCGCAATCCGCCGGATGCCGCCCGGGCAGTCCGCAGTACCGATGACCCTCGGCGACGGACATCTGGTCTTCGACACGTACGACCTCGCGACCCAGGCCTGCGCGTCGCACCACTACTTCACCGAGCCCGACGGCACGACCCGGTACTCCGCGGGCAACTTCCGCTACATCTGGCCGGCCGAATGCGACCTGATGGCCCAGCTCGCCGGGCTCGAGTTCGAAGCCCGGTACGCCGGTTGGCACCGGACCCCGTTCACCGCCGACAGCGAAAGCCACGTCTCCGTCTGGCGCAAACCCAACGTTCAAGCGTTGGTACCACCGGTGGCGGGGATCGCCGCGTCTCCCGGTTCGTCGGTCCAGTAG
- a CDS encoding dihydrofolate reductase family protein, which yields MAKVRVHNFTITVDGYAAGPNQRLDVPFGDGMDGLHDWMNAAMEDAATGVDAERLSRWNDNVGATIMGRNMFGPQRGPWEDESWTGWWGANPPYHHATFVHTHHLRPDLPMEGGTTFHFTDNPIEKVLEQAVQAANGQDVVIAGGAATVQQYLRAGLIDELNLVIAPVLAGAGIRLFDNLDGALSAYRVSEQTSSTTAAHVRLVRR from the coding sequence ATGGCGAAGGTACGCGTTCACAACTTCACGATCACGGTGGACGGCTATGCCGCCGGCCCGAACCAGCGGCTCGACGTGCCGTTCGGGGACGGTATGGACGGCCTGCACGACTGGATGAACGCGGCGATGGAGGACGCCGCGACCGGCGTCGACGCCGAGCGGCTGAGCCGATGGAACGACAACGTCGGCGCCACGATCATGGGCCGGAACATGTTCGGTCCGCAGCGCGGTCCCTGGGAGGACGAGTCCTGGACCGGCTGGTGGGGCGCCAACCCGCCGTACCACCACGCCACCTTTGTCCACACTCACCACCTCCGCCCCGACCTTCCGATGGAGGGCGGCACCACCTTCCACTTCACCGACAACCCGATCGAGAAGGTCCTCGAACAGGCCGTCCAGGCGGCCAACGGCCAAGACGTCGTCATCGCCGGCGGCGCCGCAACGGTCCAGCAGTACCTCCGCGCCGGCCTGATCGACGAACTCAACCTGGTCATCGCCCCGGTCCTGGCCGGCGCCGGCATCCGCCTCTTCGACAACCTGGACGGCGCGCTGTCGGCGTACCGGGTCTCCGAACAAACCAGCTCCACCACCGCCGCCCACGTACGCCTGGTCCGCCGCTAG
- a CDS encoding RNA polymerase sigma factor, whose translation MREARFEVLVGVVGAPVHRYLVRRADADAVDDVLAETMLVLWRRIDEVPGLGDGTAVDPDEVLPWCYGVARGCLANARRAEGRRLRLVERLARTASELPTATTDHAELYEALKTLGELDREVVLLWAWEGLPPRGIAEATGLSANAVSIRLHRAKKRLAVLLGRKNVVGAGQEKGKGGSEL comes from the coding sequence GTGCGCGAGGCTCGCTTTGAGGTGTTGGTGGGGGTGGTGGGGGCGCCGGTGCATCGGTATCTGGTGCGGCGGGCTGATGCCGATGCCGTTGATGATGTGCTGGCCGAGACGATGCTGGTGCTCTGGCGGCGGATCGATGAGGTGCCGGGGCTTGGCGACGGTACAGCGGTCGATCCGGATGAGGTACTGCCGTGGTGCTACGGGGTCGCGCGTGGGTGCTTGGCCAATGCGCGGCGGGCCGAGGGGCGACGGCTGCGGCTGGTGGAGAGGTTGGCTCGTACGGCCTCGGAGTTGCCGACGGCAACCACTGATCATGCTGAGCTGTACGAGGCACTCAAAACTCTCGGTGAGCTGGACCGCGAAGTCGTGCTGTTGTGGGCCTGGGAGGGACTGCCCCCACGGGGGATCGCCGAGGCGACCGGGCTGTCCGCGAACGCCGTCAGCATTCGGTTGCATCGGGCAAAGAAAAGGCTGGCTGTGCTGCTCGGGCGAAAGAACGTGGTCGGTGCCGGACAGGAGAAGGGTAAAGGAGGGAGCGAGCTGTGA